The Malus domestica chromosome 10, GDT2T_hap1 nucleotide sequence GACAGAAGAAATGCAACCAAGTGACGTCGTTTGGACTTATAGCCTTGTCGTTTGTTCCCGCGGATCAATTGGTGGGTTTGTCGGGACTTGGGTGCGATCCGGTTCGGCTAATTTTATGGGCGTTGGCCTGATCCATAATTTTTTTGGATTCATGACCCGCTTGGTCCGCtttagaaattttatttaaatcgATTTCTCTTAATTTATCAGGTCTCGGATTCAAACCTTTCATTTTTTAAGTGGTGCAAATTAAACTAATAATATTTCTTGTGCTaactggaagaaaaaaaaaagaattggatAGACTTTTGAGTATGACtgtgatgagagagagaaacgTAGTTGTGTAGAATAGTTGACAACTTGACACAACACGCAATAATATTTATATGTTTATAGTGTGTTCTTCATAAATTATGTCCAAGTCAAATTTTACCAATTTCcatttaatttttcaaatttagtatttttcttacttttggtcttgtttagggttttttttttcctcttttacAATTAGGTTGTTCTTTTTAACGAGAAATTGAAGATTCAATTAAGGATATCTTTTAACATAAAAAGGTAAAGTGCCACTAAATAAGAGATGGTTGGTCTTTCAACCAAAATAATTCATACTCCTTGGGTTCCTTTTATTCTTAAGGTCAAAAACGACCACAGCCCAAGTTTACCGGTTTACCAAATACTTGATCAACCAATAAATACAATTTGTAACAACTTACACGACACAATGTCATTCCAACTCCATTGAGATTATCTTTAGTAGGATATAGTGATGGTAAAAATAGGTTAGAGATATTTAAAGTTCAAAAAACCCCGTTTATAACATAAAACTAGCATCCAATCTAATATCCCATAAGCatgaaattcaattaaaataagtgGTAGAAGGTCCAATGTGAGGAAGTTTTCGAGGAGATAAATTTTCGTGCaatcaattcatatctttaATCATCTCTCTATCTCACTTTTCACGTTATACAAAAACTATTTCGTTAGCGAGGCGTTGGACAATAGAAGACTAATGCAATTAGGCTAAAACATGGAGAAAAATCGGTTAGGGGCTAGGCAATTTAGGCGCTAGGCGATGCCTAGGCAGATTTAGGGTTTTGTTGTGTTTAATTGTTTTATATTAAGTTAGAGACTTTTCTGGGTAACCTACCTAAAAAGAACCCATATTATTTCTCTCAACATTTTCGTGTTTTTCTTCTCTTGTCTCTCCACACATACGCTTTCTCACTCTCTCGCCTCTGCTCGTATCGACTCTGATTGTGTCTATGTTGTCTCTCGCAGATGTGGACGCCTAGACTCTCACGCACCAACCTGAACTCATTATGCAACCTGCTCAAACTTTGTGAGtaggttttcaaattttttttgttctttttagaTTTAATCTTTAATTTTCTTCATACTGCAATTGAATGGTGTTGAATTCTAATGCACGATCCCATTTACATGTATTGATTCAttaaatcattgattaatatgTGATGAAAGATGATGTCAATTTAGATTATGAATTATTGAatttttgattttggttttgggtttgaggtttttcttatttttgttgcATCAGTCTATATGATGATGCTAATGCCATTACGGCTTAAGTTTTAACTTTCCCAAATTCTCAATACAAGTATATTTTCTTTAGAGTGTAAGTAGGCACCTATTTATATGTTATGtactaaaattaattaaatccgCTTAGCCTGCCTACGAGCTAGATGTCAGCCCAACTATCGCCTGACGTCTTTTAGAACAGTGCTAAGCAGTTGTATTGAAAGGAAAAGGTCATCGTTTTTAGCCCATGTTCTATAAATATAAGACTTGGAAATATCATTCAGTGCAAGAGTTCACAAACATCTTCCTCTTTTAATTACAGGGCACCAATATTCTTAAGGCCAAGAACAACTCCAACCCCAATAATGTGACCAACAGAACCACAGGCCAATGTATCAGCAAGAGTAAACCCAGCTGGGTCGCCGGTCTGCAGCCCAGAGTCCCTTGTTTCAAGCTTCAATCCTGCCGTTGACTTCCTGTTTGCCGACGGAGCCAACCCGAATCTTCCGGCAAACAGCATTAGGCTTGTTGTGGTCACCATTATCTGTCCAAATCAAAATTGATTAGtaacttaatcacattaacatTCCGCCGTATGATCTGGTTTTTGTGCATATAATTAAGTGAAATATTTGCTTACCAAATTGGTAGGCGAGCCGATGTAATCGCAGCGAGCTCCCAAAGCGCCCTGGCCCTTGCGCCTCATCGGCTGAACAATTGCCTGAAAAACGAGGAACGCGTCAATTTAACATGCGCACTAGTTTGCCTCGTAAACGACTTGTAGCTCAAGCAGTTAATAACATTTACCCTCGACGTTCCACTAAATTCAAGACTACAACTACTCAAAAAGCATCTATACCCCTACGCATGTTACGCTCGATAATTTGTGTTTAACATCCGCAATGACGCAACGAGAAACAGGATAGACAGGATCGACGACAAACGTCAAATCGTAAACGTATATTCTACATCATGCCATGAAACACGTTGAAAAGAACTTACCATGCTTCGCGCATTGGAGAATGAGATTTTGGGTCTGAGGCCATTGAATTGTGGGAGAGAAGCGGTCACAGCGGCAGCTGCCATTTTCTGAATTTTGCTTTGCAATTTTCTGTCTCTCTTTTGTTTGATAATTTTATGAGCTTTTGCATCCCGTAATATTGTTATAAACTCTTTGAGCCACAGCCACACGAGCAACCTGTGGCTTCAGAGTTCCCAGATTCGGATACACCAGGATCCTTGCCTGCTGACGTGGCCCTGTGCCATTGGATGTGATCGTATTACTTAAATGGATAAGGTTCTGTGTGCTGGCGGCAACTTCTGATTGCGTTTGATTTTTGGATCTTCACATTTGGGCCTCGATTGGGCCAAGTTGGGCCGGACTGGGTTGGCCCTGAAGATTgaaattcaaatccaatccattgaTGGACCAGCATTGAAGTTTTGAACAGAGACCGAGGGTAATATTGTCATTTTATGTGTATTGTTTATGTTAATGATGATTTGGTTTCCCAGGAGTCTAGGCCTATTAATTTATGTTAATGGTGATTTGGTTTCCCAGGAGTCcaggaccttttttttttttggggggggacCCTCACATttacgagaaatttttagttgtgacgggaataaAGATGGTACACCACTACGTATGACggtcatattgaaaaatctctttgTTCACCTCTGGATTTCTGTTTCTTGGGATTTGATTGGTTCGCTCTATGTGTTTGGGTAACCCCCAAaatctcattcttcttctcaaACATATCATCTCTCAATATATCTTGAACAAATAATAAGGGTAATCTTGTCATTTCATGACATAAATTGTTTTCATATTTGttcttatataaaatctatCAAACGGTTAAGAACATTTATCTAATAATGCTCTATCTCAAATGGTCGTTACTCTCTTATTAGCAGTACTTGTTATTATAAGAAATGTGTCAGTAATGTAATAAGATATTTTGTTGTTGGACATGAATATTTGGTAtgagaaatgacaaaaacaTAGGCAATGGAATGTCATTTTTTTGGTCATTATAACGGTATCTCAAGCCAATCATGCACTGTCATATAAGAAAGTAAGTTAAAATGCTTAACAAAACGTAATTGATTTAAAATGCCGCCACAATATCAATCCCCGATATATGAAAGACCTGGAAAAGAAAGGAAGATGAAATCTACAACGGGGGAAACATCATATTTCATGCAAAGTGATGGTTAGATTTAGAagtaccccccccccccccccaacaaaaaaaaagacaacATGAATGAATACGTTTAGAAGAAGAAAGCAATCAGGCAAAAGGTGAAAATAGAGGATTTGATTAATTAGCGGGTAATAGattccaaaaccaaaaacaaagatAGGGATAAAGCGTATTACGGTCACAAAACCCTAATCTAATCATGTTCTCATCTCCTGCTTTTTTTCCCCCACAGTAACAGCAAATGGCTTTTTGTACAAGCAGGTGGAATTTTGGCTTTTCTTGGCAGCAGTTTAATTAACCCCATCAAAATATCAACTTCCTAGATACAAGGGGAGTAAAAGGCAAGCAAGTTGCCACCAAAGAGAGCTGGGATTTTGCTTGGAAAATGGAGGTGCTGCAGAGCCTACAGATCTGTCAAAAAATAGGAAGAAAATGTGTGTATCAGTCCATGCGCATTTTGTAAATAACATAGACACTTGTATTTCAGACTACGAAAACTAAATCGTGCAGATGGAACAAGCGTACCCGGGCGCAGCATAGACGCATTTTCCATGACCTGTAATGTCATGAAACTGATCAGTAGAGCAGAATCGAAGGCATAGATTCGACACTTAAACGACAATATCATAGAGCAAAAACATTCTGGTAGAGTTTGTGCATCCCCGAACGGATATTACATTCTTGTTACTTATTGCTATGTGGAGAATCTAGAGATAACCATATACTCAAGAGATTAATCTGAAAACTTGGTAAGATTGCCAACCCTACCAAATGCTATCGAACTTAATGGCGGCTTCCCCCTTTAAGAACACTAGTGCAGGGTGAAAGGCCGACTTAAAAATCTGGGAAGAACTAGACCATTGGGGTTACAAACTCCAAAAGT carries:
- the LOC103446135 gene encoding photosystem I reaction center subunit psaK, chloroplastic, with the translated sequence MAAAAVTASLPQFNGLRPKISFSNARSMAIVQPMRRKGQGALGARCDYIGSPTNLIMVTTTSLMLFAGRFGLAPSANRKSTAGLKLETRDSGLQTGDPAGFTLADTLACGSVGHIIGVGVVLGLKNIGAL